One stretch of Arachis hypogaea cultivar Tifrunner chromosome 20, arahy.Tifrunner.gnm2.J5K5, whole genome shotgun sequence DNA includes these proteins:
- the LOC112783701 gene encoding uncharacterized protein — protein MIEKEEEPRCRRCPAASPPPSRRHRAIVAPSSPPSSTSLPPLFAKRRERETLRQSSAERERSFHHRRFVHAKGSIAANPSQLVSLPSLLDSTVEKRTTRGREGDRAVRARGGTVLVVAATVAGESCTAIRVIRRQHQPSCSVLPLCFKIAVVTRIGFGTVVAAAGFVRSYCCCEKGKRNLSRLRNSSSSGYLRF, from the exons ATGATCGAAAAAGAGGAAGAGCCACGCTGTCGCCGCTGTCCAGCCGCCTCGCCACCACCGTCGCGCCGCCACCGCGCCATCGTCGCTCCCAGCTCGCCGCCATCCTCCACGTCATTGCCGCCATTGTTcgcaaagaggagagagagagagacgttgAGACAGAGCAGCGCCGAGAGGGAGAGGAGCTTCCATCATCGTCGATTCGTGCACGCCAAGGGTTCCATCGCAGCCAACCCGTCGCAGTTGGTGTCGCTGCCGTCTCTGTTGGATTCCACCGTGGAGAAGAGAACGACACGAGGGAGAGAGGGAGACAGAGCCGTGCGAGCCAGAGGAGGCACTGTCCTCGTTGTTGCTGCCACGGTCGCTGGTGAGTCGTGCACCGCCATCAGAGTCATCAGAAGACAACATCAGCCTTCTTGTTCTG TTCTGCCACTTTGCTTCAAAATTGCTGTTGTAACTCGTATTGGTTTTGGGACTGTTGTGGCTGCTGCTGGTTTTGTTCGAAGCTACTGCTGTTGTGAGAAAGGAAAAAGGAATTTGTCGCGGTTAAGGAATTCTTCGAGTTCCGGTTatctgag ATTCTAG